Proteins encoded together in one Lepisosteus oculatus isolate fLepOcu1 chromosome 2, fLepOcu1.hap2, whole genome shotgun sequence window:
- the mcm8 gene encoding DNA helicase MCM8, whose amino-acid sequence MSGDWRGRGTWRGGGQRGYRGGAGSSWRGAGAWSYGRGGGGQSGSWRGRPWREGGIGPRANRDAEPGGVQNTQSRMTQSTLDPACRYKGWKLYFSEGYSESSPYVQKIQAFERYCIARIELYDKDEIERKGSILVDFKDLVQDKNITEAIPNLAAELRDMPEKTLDCLGLAVHQVLTKDLERHATELQEQEGLPSGVPPIVNMPYIHARIYNYEPLTPLKNLRANLYGKYVALRGTVVRVSNIKPLCTKMAFTCNTCGYIQSLELPDGKFTVPTKCPGPDCRSRSFTPNRSSPLTLTVDWQTIKVQELMSDDQREAGRIPRTIECELSQGLVDSCVPGDTVTITGIVKVSSEEGVAKHKKDKCMFLLYIDANSISNSKGQKEKDMMESESQGALIEFSFNDLQTIQKIQAEEKLLKVMVNSLCPAIYGHVLVKAGLILALFGGCQKYVDDKNRISIRGNPHVLVVGDPGLGKSQMLQAVCNVAPRGVYVCGNTTTTSGLTVTLSRDSGSGDYALEAGALVLGDQGLCCIDEFDKMGNQHQALLEAMEQQSISLAKAGIVCSLPARTSIIAAANPVGGHYNRAKTVSENLKMGSALLSRFDLVFILLDTPNEDHDHMLSEHVMAMRSGKKEVLSSATVTRNRSQDVNTSALDLFPDKPLSEKLKVQPGESFKPIPHQMLRKYVGYARHYVHPTLTGEAAQVLQEFYLELRKQKYGTDSIPITTRQLESLIRLTEARARLELREKATKTDAEDVVEIMKHSLLDTYSDEFGRLDFDRSQLGSGMSNRSQAKKFVTGLNQIAERTYKTMFDVQQLRQIAKELHIQVADFEGFISSLNEQGYLLKKGPKMYELQTI is encoded by the exons ATGAGTGGAGACTGGAGAGGCAGGGGAACctggaggggaggggggcagaGAGGCTACAGAGGAGGGGCAGGAAGCAGTTGGCGGGGTGCTGGAGCCTGGAGTtacgggagaggaggaggaggacaaaGTGGGAGCTGGAGGGGAAGGCCTTGGCGAGAAGGTGGCATCGGTCCGAGAGCCAACAGAGACGCAG AGCCAGGTGGTGTACAGAATACACAGTCTCGAATGACACAGAGCACACTGGACCCGGCTTGCCGCTATAAAGGATGGAAACTTTATTTTTCCGAAG gTTACAGTGAGAGCTCACCATACGTACAGAAGATTCAGGCCTTTGAACGGTATTGCATTGCCAGAATTGAACTTTATGACAAG GATGAAATTGAAAGGAAAGGCAGCATTCTGGTGGATTTCAAAGATCTTGTGCAGGACAAAAATATCACAGAAGCAATCCCCAATTTAGCAGCAGAGCTCAGAGATATGCCAGAGAAAACATTGGACTGCCTGGGTTTGGCAGTGCATCAG GTGTTAACAAAGGATCTGGAGCGACATGCCACAGAATTGCAGGAACAAGAAGGGCTTCCCAGTGGTGTACCACCTATTGTCAATATGCCATATATCCATGCCAG GATTTACAACTACGAGCCACTAACACCTCTGAAGAACCTCCGCGCTAACCTGTATGGCAAATATGTAGCTCTTCGGGGAACTGTAGTGAGAGTCAGTAATATCAAGCCACTCTGCACAAAGATGGCTTTCACCTGCAACACATGTGGATACATCCAGAGCCTTGAACTCCCTGATGGCAAGTTCACTGTACCTACCAAG TGTCCGGGGCCAGATTGTCGCAGTCGATCATTCACGCCAAACAGAAGTTCACCTTTAACACTAACAGTGGACTGGCAGACTATTAA GGTTCAAGAGTTAATGTCAGATGACCAGAGAGAAGCTGGACGAATACCTCGGACCATTGAATGCGAACTTTCTCAGGGCCTTGtggacagctgtgtcccagggGACACCGTGACCATCACAGGGATTGTCAAGGTGTCTAGCGAGGAAG GAGTTGCAAAGCATAAAAAAGATAAATGCATGTTTCTGTTGTACATTGATGCTAACTCCATCAGCAACTCCAAAGGGCAGAAAGAAAAAGATATGATGGAGTCTGAGAGCCAGGGAGCATTAATAGAATTCTCTTTCAATGACCTTCAGACCATTCAGAAGATTCAAGCTgaagaaaagcttttaaaagtCATGGTCAA ctCATTGTGTCCAGCCATTTACGGCCATGTG ctGGTGAAAGCAGGGTTGATATTGGCCTTATTTGGGGGCTGTCAAAAGTATGTGGATGATAAGAATCGGATATCAATAAGAGGAAACCCTCATGTTCTTGTTGTAGGAGACCCTGGTCTGGGTAAAAGTCAAATGTTACAG GCTGTTTGCAACGTTGCACCACGTGGTGTTTATGTGTGTGGTAATACTACAACTACCTCAGGCCTCACAGTGACTTTATCCCGAGACAGCGGATCTGGGGATTATGCTCTAGAAGCTGGAGCACTGGTACTTGGAGATCAAG GTCTTTGTTGTATTGATGAATTTGATAAGATGGGGAACCAGCACCAAGCCCTGCTTGAAGCCATGGAACAGCAGAGCATCAGCCTGGCTAAGGCGGGGATTGTTTGCAGTTTACCAGCACGAACCTCAATTATTGCAGCTGCAAACCCTGTTGGAGGACACTACAACAGAGCCAAAACTGTCTCCGAGAATCTGAA AATGGGGAGTGCGCTGCTGTCCAGGTTTGACTTGGTATTCATTCTGTTGGACACCCCAAATGAAGATCATGACCACATGCTGTCTGAACATGTCATGGCTATGCGGTCAGGGAAGAAAGAGGTTCTTAGCAGTGCCACTGTCACAAGGAACAGATCGCAGGATGTAAACACTTCTGCTTTGGATTTGTTCCCTGATAAACCTTTATCAGAGAAGTTAAAG GTCCAACCTGGAGAAAGCTTTAAACCCATCCCTCACCAGATGTTGAGAAAATATGTGGGTTATGCTCGACACTATGTCCACCCCACTTTGACTGGAGAAGCAGCTCAGGTACTGCAGGAGTTTTACCTGGAGCTGCGAAAGCAGAAATATGGAACAGATAGCATTCCCATCACCACTAGGCAGCTGGAGTCGCTTATACGGCTGACTGAG gCAAGAGCGAGACTGGAACTTCGAGAGAAGGCTACAAAAACAGATGCAGAAGATGTTGTTGAGATAATGAAACACAG CTTACTGGACACCTATTCAGATGAATTTGGTCGCTTGGATTTTGATCGCTCGCAGCTTGGCTCTGGAATGAGCAATAGATCACAAGCAAAGAAATTTGTGACCGGGCTTAACCAGATAGCAGAACGGACCTACAAGACCATGTTTGATGTCCAGCAGCTGCGCCAAATTGCTAAGGAGCTGCATATACAG GTGGCAGATTTTGAAGGGTTTATCAGTTCCTTGAATGAACAAGGATACTTGCTGAAAAAAGGACCAAAAATGTATGAACTTCAAACAATTTAA
- the LOC102695832 gene encoding leucine-rich repeat neuronal protein 4: MLLILGCVLTTCIVWKTESKITNNQISNFMNTENNNLIIDLSHKNLYNLSCGILSDLKIEILNISNNNIIEIPPCLPPTLKTLDLSRNNILYLTDHSLQNLTHLHNLILHGNDIKEVFLKQVVNLELLDLSYNRLQAFPHAPQWPKLQYLSVARNAIGTVNLRDLEAMPILKHLDLSQNDFNLNFSGGSNISTGIIRELVMSDTNITIVKDDPWCTFFKNVEQLYLRNKNISDFPKDCMPKLKMIHSEESPLAMKIDYSQNDKAIELSLSCDQSILNTSVTNNIIEPTSGNDSIALRKLCLLNPTLKRYSASTNVSIPSVHQTTVVTSPTTAHYTTEHKSWTTHQSPILMNIPASTVHTERTITSSASDLKRTTIKSPPQIKPTQKMATIPIFKQDFLDYNDYSHEAEPETYLGRKECNYDRCRHLQRPCSELARIHNCLCPGLSQETVRPDPPTMAEVSRITHKSAEIQWCAPYSVVDEYQLKIKQEGKVNTIKSISPMFRKLTVYELLAGKAYNICVLAKNKAGVSNEHCTTFTTDMDNIAFVYALASVAGLLLVVVIVQAICICKLCKKLPPPAETAFLASLVSISNPAFCDFEEKQATSAPIFKT, from the exons atgcTTCTGATACTAGGATGTGTTTTGACCACCTGTATAGTTTGGAAAACTGAaagcaaaataacaaataatcaGATTTCTAATTTCATgaacacagaaaacaacaacCTGATAATAGATCTCTCTCATAAAAACTTATACAACCTTTCCTGTGGGATATTAAGCGATCTTAAAATTGAAATTCTAAACATATCAAATAACAACATAATAGAGATTCCACCCTGTTTACCACCCACTTTAAAAACACTGGACTTGAgcagaaataatattttgtacTTAACAGACCACAGTTTGCAAAACCTCACACACTTGCACAACCTGATACTCCATGGTAATGATATAAAAGAAGTTTTTCTGAAACAAGTGGTGAACCTGGAATTGTTAGATCTTAGCTACAACAGACTACAGGCATTTCCACATGCACCACAATGGCCCAAGCTGCAATATTTATCTGTTGCACGAAATGCAATTGGCACCGTGAATCTCCGAGACTTGGAGGCTATGCCAATTCTGAAGCACCTTGACCtgtcacaaaatgattttaatttgaACTTCTCTGGAGGATCCAATATCTCTACAGGAATCATCAGGGAGCTTGTCATGAGTGATACCAATATTACTATTGTAAAAG atgATCCGTGGTGCACATTTTTCAAGAATGTAGAACAACtctatttaagaaataaaaatatttcagattttccTAAAGACTGTATGCCcaaattaaagatgatacattcTGAGGAGTCACCCTTAGCAATGAAAATAGATTATTCCCAAAACGACAAAGCAATAGAATTATCCCTCAG TTGTGATCAATCAATACTGAACACATCCGTTACAAATAATATTATTGAGCCTACAAGTGGCAATGACAGTATAGCTCTAAGAAAACTCTGCCTTCTGAATCCTACATTGAAAAG gtacAGCGCATCAACAAATGTCTCAATTCCAAGTGTGCATCAAACAACTGTAGTTACATCTCCCACCACAGCTCACTATACTACAGAACATAAATCCTGGACTACGCATCAATCCCCCATTTTAATGAATATACCTGCATCAACAGTCCACACAGAAAGGACAATCACCTCATCAGCCTCAGATTTAAAAAGAACCACCATCAAAAGCCCACCGCAAATAAAGCCGACTCAGAAAATGGCAACTATACCAATTTTTAAACAAGATTTTCTGGATTATAATGACTACTCACATGAAGCTGAGCCCGAGACCTACTTAGGCAGGAAAGAATGTAATTATGATCGATGTAGGCACCTCCAACGGCCTTGCTCAGAACTTGCCCGAATTCACAATTGTTTATGCCCAGGTTTATCACAAGAAACAGTCCGTCCCGATCCTCCGACAATGGCAGAGGTATCCAGGATTACACACAAGTCTGCAGAAATTCAGTGGTGTGCACCTTACTCTGTTGTAGATGAGTACCAGCTGAAGATCAAGCAGGAAGGAAAAGTTAATACAATTAAAAGCATCAGCCCCATGTTTAGAAAGTTGACCGTTTATGAGCTGTTGGCAGGCAAGGCATACAACATTTGCGTTTTAGCAAAGAACAAAGCAGGTGTTTCAAATGAGCACTGTACGACATTCACAACTGACATGGACAATATTGCTTTTGTTTATGCCTTAGCCAGTGTGGCTGGACTTCTACTGGTTGTTGTGATTGTACAGGCTATCTGCATATGTAAACTTTGCAAAAAGCTACCTCCGCCTGCTGAAACAGCATTTCTTGCCAGTTTAGTCTCCATCTCCAATCCAGCATTCTGTGACTTTGAAGAGAAACAGGCTACATCAGCACCCATTTTCAAGACATAG
- the crls1 gene encoding cardiolipin synthase (CMP-forming): MLSAYCKSNLITCAKGHVLSPLVDRYSAVALSCGLWSTTNVMKASPATSEQKTFIKHTKTERKCFQRLKAPLSSRGQSLNFEECFTDGLLVLRSTFNTGRCVVRKDSSASALPIAVHPTQQNSFSFQTQGNTAIDGRLKGCWEHSMKYSRLTFLSTKLEPVFRTNATLGGSGVPQCGRGYSSTTSGKPPGDGNHSLSKEKRSGNESSPNAEEKTLSRPEGLSNFKELYENPWTIPNFLCMARIGLSPVLGYLIVEKDFNLSLCLFVLAGVTDLLDGYIARNWASQKSALGSALDPLADKILISVLYISLTYAHLIPAPLTAMVISRDIALIAAVFYVRYKTVPPPRTISKYFNPCYATAQLKPTFISKVNTAVQLALVAASLAAPVFHYVDSIFLQALWYITGLTTTASAYSYYHYGKKTVQVLNNTK, encoded by the exons ATGCTTTCGGCTTATTGTAAAAGTAACTTGATAACATGTGCAAAAGGACATGTACTTAGTCCCTTAGTGGACAGATACAGTGCTGTAGCTCTGTCTTGTGGATTGTGGAGCACGACAAACGTTATGAAAGCATCGCCGGCAACTTCGGAACAGAAAACATTCATAAAGCACACAAAGACAGAAAGGAAATGCTTCCAAAGGTTGAAAGCCCCGCTATCTTCCCGTGGACAGTCGCTAAACTTTGAAGAGTGCTTTACAGACGGGCTGCTTGTTCTCAGGTCAACTTTTAATACGGGACGTTGTGTTGTGCGTAAGGATAGTTCAGCTTCTGCTCTGCCAATTGCTGTGCACCCAACACAACaaaatagtttttcttttcaaactcaGGGAAACACAGCTATTGACGGTAGGCTGAAAGGATGTTGGGAACATAGTATGAAATACTCCCGTTTGACTTTCCTTTCTACAAAACTTGAACCTGTCTTCCGCACAAATGCAACCTTGGGGGGCTCAGGTGTACCTCAATGCGGTAGGGGCTACAGCAGTACTACTTCTGGGAAGCCCCCAGGAGATGGCAATCATAGCCTGTCAAAAGAGAAGCGGAGTGGGAACGAATCGTCTCCTAACGCAGAGGAGAAGACCCTGTCTCGACCCGAAGGATTGTCTAATTTTAAAGAGCTG taTGAAAACCCATGGACGATTCCAAATTTCCTGTGCATGGCAAGAATTGGATTGTCTCCAGTTCTGGGGTACCTGATTGTGGAGAAGGATTTCAATTTATCTCTCTGCCTTTTTGTTTTGGCTGGAGTGACAGACCTG CTGGATGGCTACATTGCACGTAACTGGGCCAGTCAGAAATCTGCTTTGGGCAGTGCTCTTGACCCACTGGCAGATAAAATTCTCATCAGTGTTCTGTATATCAGCTTGACTTATGCGCATCTCATTCCAG CTCCACTGACTGCAATGGTTATTTCAAGAGACATTGCTTTGATTGCAGCTGTTTTTTATGTCCGATACAAAACTGTCCCACCTCCA AGAACCATTAGTAAGTACTTCAACCCATGTTATGCTACTGCTCAGTTGAAGCCAACATTTATTAGTAAG GTGAACACTGCGGTCCAGCTGGCTCTAGTGGCTGCGTCTTTAGCTGCACCTGTCTTTCACTATGTGGACAGCATATTCCTTCAGGCTCTGTG gtaTATTACAGGACTCACAACAACAGCATCTGCATACAGCTATTACCACTATGGTAAAAAGACTGTCCAAGTgttaaacaatacaaaataa